The following are encoded together in the Blautia obeum ATCC 29174 genome:
- the infC gene encoding translation initiation factor IF-3, whose protein sequence is MINEQIRDKEVRLIGPDGAQLGIVSSREAFAKAQEAGLDLVKIAPQAKPPVCKIIDYGKYRYELSRKEKEAKKKQKTIDIKEVRLSPNIDTNDLKTKVNAARKFLSKGDRVKVTLRFRGREMAHMASSKHVLDDFAELLADVAVVEKAPKIEGRSMTMFLSEKR, encoded by the coding sequence ATGATTAACGAACAGATCAGAGACAAAGAGGTACGTTTGATCGGACCGGATGGAGCACAGCTTGGAATCGTTTCTTCAAGAGAAGCATTTGCAAAGGCTCAGGAAGCCGGACTTGATCTTGTTAAAATCGCACCGCAGGCAAAGCCGCCGGTTTGTAAGATTATCGACTACGGCAAGTATCGTTATGAGCTCTCCCGTAAGGAAAAAGAAGCTAAGAAAAAACAGAAGACAATTGACATCAAGGAAGTACGTCTTTCTCCAAACATTGATACAAATGACCTGAAGACGAAGGTCAATGCAGCAAGAAAATTTCTTTCTAAAGGAGACCGTGTCAAGGTTACATTACGTTTCCGTGGAAGAGAAATGGCACATATGGCAAGCAGCAAACATGTACTTGATGATTTTGCAGAACTTCTTGCAGATGTGGCAGTTGTTGAGAAAGCCCCTAAGATTGAAGGCAGAAGCATGACAATGTTTCTCAGCGAAAAGCGTTAA
- a CDS encoding DUF1540 domain-containing protein has translation MTILKCSATKCLYNENELCSRGDIEITGDNAHRADETNCGSFRDRATAGMTNSKAHHCGCEKINIDCKAQECTYNDQRKCTASAIDVVGCSTDGCNETKCNTFSCKC, from the coding sequence ATGACAATTCTGAAATGTAGTGCCACAAAATGTCTTTACAATGAAAATGAGCTCTGTTCCAGAGGCGATATTGAGATTACAGGAGATAATGCTCATCGTGCAGATGAAACAAACTGTGGAAGTTTTCGTGACCGCGCGACTGCCGGTATGACAAACAGCAAAGCTCATCACTGCGGCTGTGAAAAAATCAACATCGACTGTAAAGCTCAGGAATGTACCTATAACGATCAGCGCAAATGTACGGCTTCTGCTATTGATGTGGTCGGATGCAGCACAGACGGATGTAACGAAACAAAATGTAATACCTTCTCCTGCAAATGCTGA